The sequence ACGACATGCTTGGCCAATTCCCCGGGTAGCAACAGGTGCACGGCGGTCTGGATCTCCCAGGAGCTGATGGTTGACCTCTTGTTGTAATAGGCCAGGTGGGAAGCCTTGCCCACGATGCACACGAAAATATCGTTAATGAACGAGTTCATGATGCTCATGGCCTTGGAGGAGATCCCGGTGTCGGGCTGAACCTGCTTCATCACCTTGTAGATGTAGATGGAGTAACTCTCCTTCCTCACCCTCCTGCGCTTCTTGCCGGCCTTGCCTGCTGGTTTGGCCAAGGCTTTCTTGGCGCCCTTCTTGGGAGCTGG comes from Narcine bancroftii isolate sNarBan1 chromosome 5, sNarBan1.hap1, whole genome shotgun sequence and encodes:
- the LOC138762907 gene encoding histone H2B 1/2-like — its product is MPEQQKPAPKKGAKKALAKPAGKAGKKRRRVRKESYSIYIYKVMKQVQPDTGISSKAMSIMNSFINDIFVCIVGKASHLAYYNKRSTISSWEIQTAVHLLLPGELAKHVVSEGTKVVTKYTSSK